Sequence from the Deinococcus sedimenti genome:
GTAGCATGCCTTCTTTGCCAAGAAGTTCCGGGGACACTCCGACGATTCCCTGTAGTGCGGCGTCCCTGTAGGTAGAGGCTTTCCCAAGTTCTTCAAGTGTAGATTTCGCCGCGCCAGAAATACTGGATTCTGGATTTTTCTGTGTGTTTGTCTTGACATTCTGTGAGAATTTGAGGCCAGCAAACTTCACCAGCTCCTCGCTTGCACTTCCGGCCAGGGCTCCCGCACCTCCAGCGAAACCACCGGTTGCAAAGGCACTGCGATGGTGCCCCAGCTTCTGTCCGATGGTTCCAGCGACCAGCCTTGGGCCCATGGTGGCCAGATTGAGCACCTTGCCCGGCAGGGTGCTGGCGTTGCCGAAGGCCACCTGCTTCACTTGCCGCCCGATACCCCGGAAAGTCTCGCCGTAGGCCGCGCGCCGCAGCTGGGCGTTGGCCTTCCAGGCCGCGGCGATCAGGTCATCGGGCGAATTGGCCTTCAGTTCGTTGAACAGCGCCGTCTGAAGCTTGCGGGTGCTGGCGCCGGGCATGTTCAGGCGCTGCCGGGCCAGAATCTTGCCCATCGGACCGCTCAGTTGTGCCTTCACGCGCGCGCGGGCCACCTGATTGACGGCTTTCTTCAACACGTCCGTTCCGGCCAGCAGGGTCGCGGCGTCCCGCTGTGCCATGCCACGCCAGCCCGCGTTGCCGAGCATGTCCCCCCGGATACCGGCACGGACTTGCGCCGAGATGGCGCGGTTGTAGGTCTGTACGCCCTGCCGGGTGGCCTGCCAGATGCGAGCAGCATCATGTCTGATCATTGCGCCGGTCTGCACACCTCGCAAGGTACGAATACCAGCCAATTCGGCTGCATTCCCGATACCCGCGCCGACGTATTTACCGGCTACTTTCAGGCCGCCACCGGCGTATTTGGCGGCGCTGCCGACGAGGCGACTGGCGGCGCCGCCGACGATACGGGCGGCGGGGCCGAGGGCGACGCCCAGCGCGCCGTCGATGAGCATGGTGGTGGGGGTGATGCCGTGGGTGAGTTTGCGTCCGGCGTACTTGTCATCGCCGGACTCGCGCAGCACGTAGTTCTCGGCCACGCTTCCGGCGACGCCGCTGGCGACTCCGGCGGCGGCCAGCACGAGGGGCAGAGCGGCGCCGCCGGTGCCGACCACGGCGACGACCGCGACGCCTGTGGCGATGGCCGCGCCGAATTTGGCCAGGGTGGCTTTCCCCTCGGTGCTGTTCATCCACGCCCAGCTTTTCTGAAGGCCCTGGCCGACCTTGCTGTTTTTGGCCTGCTCGAATTTCCTGGTGGCCCAGGCCATGGCTTCCTTGCTTTTCTGGACGACACTGACCATGGCGTCCCTGCCGAGGCTACTGATGTCGCGGGCCAGTTGCGTGACGGGCAGGGTGATGCGCTGTCCGGCCTGCGCGAGTCGGTGGAGTTGCTGGGCGCGGTAGGCGCGATCGGTGGTGAAGCGCTGCAGGTTCCCGCCGACCTTCACGAGCCCGCTGACCATGGGGGTCTGCGTGAGGCGGGTCAGGGTGGTCTTGCGGTAGGCGGGGTCGGTGGTGAAACTGCGGACGCTGACGCCCAGTTGCCTGAGGTTGTGGGTGGCGGCGGTGGCGGTGCGTCCGATCCTGCCCAGGGTGGCCTGCGCGCGGGGAGGAAGGCGGCGGGCGGCAGCCTGGAGGGTCTGCTGGGCGACCGCGCGGGCGCGCTGCGCGAGGCGGGCGCGGCCCTGGGCGGTGCCGAGGGTCTGCGCGGCCTGCCGGGTGCGGGTGGCGGCGGCGGTGATGGCCGTCCGGGCGCGAGCCGGGAGACTGTTGGCGACCTTGAGGAGCTTCTGCACCTGCGGGGCGCGGCGGACGGCCTGGGTGACCCGGCTGACGGCGGCCTTGACGCGCGTCTTGCCGTTCTGGATGGCGGTCTGGACACTGCGGCGAATCTGCGTGGGCACGGCGCGTTTGATGGCGTTCAGGGCGGCCTTGCGGGCGGCAGGCTCGCGGACGGTGCGGATGACCTGCTTAACGGCAGTTTTCGCTTTCTCCTTGAGTTTCCGCAGGTGCTCCAGGGGATTGGCCCAGCGCTGCACGGTGGGCGTGGCGGGTGCGGTGGGGACTAGGAGGGCCGCGCGGGGCCTGGGCGTGTGTTTCGTGCCGAACTGCGGCCCGCTCTGCGCGAG
This genomic interval carries:
- a CDS encoding eCIS core domain-containing protein; amino-acid sequence: MAEFQHRSRTPDRRAAHRTRLGPSPEPAETAAQRAAAPLQRFLSTSVRAQGQAARPVLRAATLQRQEETRLSSARDVVQRQVAALGEVQPVQRHAQTPVPARPITPSDWVTVMRHRAESVEGHRLDPRTFGDFQTLQRQVAQSLGQGFRMDRGEPAARYATYGEHLATLQRHALSAPVSRVVLNMVPAAERLPLQRATDEALQRQMAQEQAALNFDTLSSLQRQLAELDAEATQPVLRRIQARRGAGSPLPEAIQRHLEQGLNHDLSRVRIHDDAEADKLAKGVNALAFTTGTDIFFQSGRFDPNTRGGLELLAHEVTHTVQQSQGRVGRGIDPDAGLETEARTMGARLAQSGPQFGTKHTPRPRAALLVPTAPATPTVQRWANPLEHLRKLKEKAKTAVKQVIRTVREPAARKAALNAIKRAVPTQIRRSVQTAIQNGKTRVKAAVSRVTQAVRRAPQVQKLLKVANSLPARARTAITAAATRTRQAAQTLGTAQGRARLAQRARAVAQQTLQAAARRLPPRAQATLGRIGRTATAATHNLRQLGVSVRSFTTDPAYRKTTLTRLTQTPMVSGLVKVGGNLQRFTTDRAYRAQQLHRLAQAGQRITLPVTQLARDISSLGRDAMVSVVQKSKEAMAWATRKFEQAKNSKVGQGLQKSWAWMNSTEGKATLAKFGAAIATGVAVVAVVGTGGAALPLVLAAAGVASGVAGSVAENYVLRESGDDKYAGRKLTHGITPTTMLIDGALGVALGPAARIVGGAASRLVGSAAKYAGGGLKVAGKYVGAGIGNAAELAGIRTLRGVQTGAMIRHDAARIWQATRQGVQTYNRAISAQVRAGIRGDMLGNAGWRGMAQRDAATLLAGTDVLKKAVNQVARARVKAQLSGPMGKILARQRLNMPGASTRKLQTALFNELKANSPDDLIAAAWKANAQLRRAAYGETFRGIGRQVKQVAFGNASTLPGKVLNLATMGPRLVAGTIGQKLGHHRSAFATGGFAGGAGALAGSASEELVKFAGLKFSQNVKTNTQKNPESSISGAAKSTLEELGKASTYRDAALQGIVGVSPELLGKEGMLPGAAGYDLIFKQAGAILGNTLGGDIHEVANTSSEEK